From one Pristis pectinata isolate sPriPec2 chromosome 14, sPriPec2.1.pri, whole genome shotgun sequence genomic stretch:
- the sigirr gene encoding single Ig IL-1-related receptor isoform X1 encodes MWKSKPFTWARGSCSILTLCVLISRAGTVEGNNLKESGISKSDSPCNHPPKFLAPSKNETYKLSFGSWFVLNCTVKLPYDQNLCDPSIQWIKDQQVITNSSKYTQTDETRLNVSEKILSSFLNVSLTDEADYGIFTCLIRKESMTFTLEKAIVDVASHVPAVLGALLVLVALLLAGLLYVKCRLDLRLWYRNKYEEFEVNDGKLYDAYISYVSSDDDRKFVNFILKPHLENRYRYKLHLDDCDILPGSEPSAELIMNISRCRRLIVVLSKAYLEQDWCRLNFREALWNLLDLSRKPIFIMFENHYRELSHPAIQLLKAQGKNITLLLWTSTSMTPSSEFWKELRLLLPRNLPQRNVMADPQTRLQDDKDPMLILNPDYLDCRSDPDPEGDLGVRTPIYKGPPPPVSALPSIPKTNPSVEFPCEDTDRGEVDIADLGSRNYGTRTDFYCLVSEEDI; translated from the exons ATGTGGAAGAGCAAGCCATTTACCTGGGCCAGAGGCTCCTGTTCAATTCTGACACTCTGTGTGCTGATCAGCAGAGCTGGTACTGTTGAAGGAAATAATCTGAAGGAAAGTGGTATATCAAAATCAG aCAGTCCCTGTAACCATCCCCCCAAGTTCCTGGCACCTTCAAAAAATGAGACCTACAAACTTTCCTTTGGATCCTGGTTCGTGTTGAATTGTACAGTGAAATTACCCTACGATCAGAATTTGTGTGACCCAAGTATCCAGTGGATTAAGGACCAGCAGGTGATCACCAACAGTAGTAAATATACCCAGACTGATGAGACCAG GCTTAATGTTTCAGAGAAGATTCTCTCCAGCTTTCTGAATGTCAGCTTGACTGATGAGGCTGATTATGGGATCTTCACCTGTCTCATAAGAAAAGAGTCCATGACCTTCACACTGGAAAAAGCAA TTGTAGATGTTGCCAGCCATGTTCCAGCGGTACTGGGTGCCCTCCTGGTGCTTGTTGCATTGCTGCTGGCTGGATTGCTGTATGTGAAGTGCAGATTGGATTTGCGGCTCTGGTACAGAAACAAATACGAAGAGTTTGAAGTCAACG ATGGTAAGCTATATGATGCTTACATTTCCTATGTGTCTTCTGATGATGACCGGAAATTTGTCAACTTCATcctgaagccacacttggagaaccgaTACAGATATAAGCTACACTTGGATGACTGTGATATCCTGCCGGGGTCAG AGCCCTCTGCAGAGCTAATAATGAACATCAGTCGCTGCCGCCGTCTGATCGTGGTGCTGAGCAAGGCGTATCTGGAGCAGGACTGGTGCAGACTGAACTTCAG GGAAGCCCTCTGGAATCTACTGGATCTCTCCAGGAAGCCCATCTTTATCATGTTTGAAAACCACTACAGAGAACTGTCTCACCCTGCCATACAACTTCTTAAAGCACAGGGGAAAAACATCACTCTCCTGCTCTGGacttctacatcaatg ACCCCCTCCTCTGAATTCTGGAAAGAGTTACGATTGCTCTTGCCTCGGAACCTACCTCAGCGAAATGTCATGGCCGATCCCCAGACTCGACTCCAGGATGATAAGGATCCTATGCTGATCCTCAACCCGGATTACCTGGACTGCAGATCTGACCCTGACCCTGAAGGAGATCTGG GAGTGCGGACACCAATTTACAAAGGGCCACCTCCGCCTGTATCAGCCCTTCCTAGTATACCAAAGACTAATCCCAGTGTGGAATTTCCTTGTGAGGATACTGATA
- the sigirr gene encoding single Ig IL-1-related receptor isoform X2 has product MLEALSMSASICDSPCNHPPKFLAPSKNETYKLSFGSWFVLNCTVKLPYDQNLCDPSIQWIKDQQVITNSSKYTQTDETRLNVSEKILSSFLNVSLTDEADYGIFTCLIRKESMTFTLEKAIVDVASHVPAVLGALLVLVALLLAGLLYVKCRLDLRLWYRNKYEEFEVNDGKLYDAYISYVSSDDDRKFVNFILKPHLENRYRYKLHLDDCDILPGSEPSAELIMNISRCRRLIVVLSKAYLEQDWCRLNFREALWNLLDLSRKPIFIMFENHYRELSHPAIQLLKAQGKNITLLLWTSTSMTPSSEFWKELRLLLPRNLPQRNVMADPQTRLQDDKDPMLILNPDYLDCRSDPDPEGDLGVRTPIYKGPPPPVSALPSIPKTNPSVEFPCEDTDRGEVDIADLGSRNYGTRTDFYCLVSEEDI; this is encoded by the exons atgctggaagcactcagcatgtcagccagcatctgtg aCAGTCCCTGTAACCATCCCCCCAAGTTCCTGGCACCTTCAAAAAATGAGACCTACAAACTTTCCTTTGGATCCTGGTTCGTGTTGAATTGTACAGTGAAATTACCCTACGATCAGAATTTGTGTGACCCAAGTATCCAGTGGATTAAGGACCAGCAGGTGATCACCAACAGTAGTAAATATACCCAGACTGATGAGACCAG GCTTAATGTTTCAGAGAAGATTCTCTCCAGCTTTCTGAATGTCAGCTTGACTGATGAGGCTGATTATGGGATCTTCACCTGTCTCATAAGAAAAGAGTCCATGACCTTCACACTGGAAAAAGCAA TTGTAGATGTTGCCAGCCATGTTCCAGCGGTACTGGGTGCCCTCCTGGTGCTTGTTGCATTGCTGCTGGCTGGATTGCTGTATGTGAAGTGCAGATTGGATTTGCGGCTCTGGTACAGAAACAAATACGAAGAGTTTGAAGTCAACG ATGGTAAGCTATATGATGCTTACATTTCCTATGTGTCTTCTGATGATGACCGGAAATTTGTCAACTTCATcctgaagccacacttggagaaccgaTACAGATATAAGCTACACTTGGATGACTGTGATATCCTGCCGGGGTCAG AGCCCTCTGCAGAGCTAATAATGAACATCAGTCGCTGCCGCCGTCTGATCGTGGTGCTGAGCAAGGCGTATCTGGAGCAGGACTGGTGCAGACTGAACTTCAG GGAAGCCCTCTGGAATCTACTGGATCTCTCCAGGAAGCCCATCTTTATCATGTTTGAAAACCACTACAGAGAACTGTCTCACCCTGCCATACAACTTCTTAAAGCACAGGGGAAAAACATCACTCTCCTGCTCTGGacttctacatcaatg ACCCCCTCCTCTGAATTCTGGAAAGAGTTACGATTGCTCTTGCCTCGGAACCTACCTCAGCGAAATGTCATGGCCGATCCCCAGACTCGACTCCAGGATGATAAGGATCCTATGCTGATCCTCAACCCGGATTACCTGGACTGCAGATCTGACCCTGACCCTGAAGGAGATCTGG GAGTGCGGACACCAATTTACAAAGGGCCACCTCCGCCTGTATCAGCCCTTCCTAGTATACCAAAGACTAATCCCAGTGTGGAATTTCCTTGTGAGGATACTGATA